Proteins from one Streptomyces sp. NBC_00390 genomic window:
- a CDS encoding DUF427 domain-containing protein, which translates to MTPSDENARVVPVTRRRPDPDDRVTWEPSGRWVRGTKGEVTVVDSRRPVLVWEPGRPVPLYAFPEEDVRMDLLRRTEKPATRRHAGATVFYDLEVGGETVPRAAWTYPAEELADHVSFEWFGRDVLDHWYEEEEEIFVHPRDPYKRVDALASTRHVQVEIQGTVVADTRTPVLLFETHLPTRYYFPREDVRLDLFTPDDHRTRCPYKGVATDYWSWAGDGDVPRNIAWSYPDPLPAMSAITGRVAFYNEAVDIVVDGERLERPVTPFSDMLAR; encoded by the coding sequence ATGACCCCATCGGACGAGAACGCGCGAGTCGTGCCGGTCACCCGCCGTCGGCCCGATCCGGACGACCGCGTGACCTGGGAACCCAGCGGGCGCTGGGTACGCGGGACGAAGGGTGAGGTCACGGTCGTCGACAGCCGACGGCCGGTCCTGGTGTGGGAACCCGGCCGTCCGGTACCGCTGTACGCCTTCCCGGAGGAGGACGTCCGGATGGACCTGCTGCGCAGGACCGAGAAACCGGCCACGAGACGTCATGCGGGAGCGACCGTTTTCTACGACCTGGAGGTCGGCGGCGAAACCGTCCCAAGGGCGGCATGGACGTACCCCGCCGAGGAATTGGCCGATCACGTGTCCTTCGAGTGGTTCGGACGGGACGTACTCGACCACTGGTACGAAGAAGAAGAGGAGATCTTCGTACACCCGCGTGACCCGTACAAGCGGGTCGACGCCCTGGCCAGTACCCGGCACGTCCAGGTCGAGATCCAGGGCACGGTCGTCGCCGACACACGCACCCCGGTGCTTCTCTTCGAAACCCATCTGCCGACCCGGTACTACTTCCCGCGCGAGGACGTCCGGCTCGATCTCTTCACCCCGGACGATCACCGAACCCGATGCCCGTACAAGGGGGTTGCGACCGACTACTGGTCGTGGGCCGGCGACGGGGACGTGCCGCGCAACATCGCCTGGAGCTACCCCGATCCCCTGCCGGCCATGAGCGCCATCACGGGGCGGGTGGCGTTCTACAACGAGGCCGTCGACATCGTCGTCGACGGCGAGCGGCTGGAACGTCCGGTCACCCCTTTCAGCGACATGCTGGCGCGGTAG
- a CDS encoding DoxX family protein codes for MFTAYATVTVLTAIALGYGACLDLVRHESIAVIADRLSVPRSWMVPLGTLLGAGALGLLIGFAVPLIGTAAAAGLVLYFLGAVGAHLRVGDRRLGAAAAFLSLSVAVLALGLAHHGAW; via the coding sequence ATGTTCACCGCCTACGCCACGGTCACCGTCCTGACCGCGATTGCGCTCGGCTACGGCGCCTGTCTGGACCTGGTGCGCCACGAGTCGATCGCCGTGATCGCAGACAGACTGAGTGTGCCCCGGTCATGGATGGTCCCGTTGGGCACGCTCCTCGGCGCGGGCGCGCTCGGACTGCTGATCGGCTTCGCTGTGCCGTTGATCGGAACGGCGGCCGCGGCAGGCCTCGTCCTGTACTTCCTCGGCGCCGTGGGCGCACACCTACGGGTGGGCGACCGCAGGCTCGGCGCCGCGGCCGCGTTCCTCTCGCTCTCCGTCGCCGTACTGGCCCTGGGCCTGGCCCACCACGGCGCATGGTGA
- a CDS encoding winged helix DNA-binding domain-containing protein: MSSAHRIEVGREQVLAHRVAAHGFDRSSLAPRVLDLGVQDTPKGSARAALAARGASADGLDLVWSFRGAPHLHRRTDLPALATALWPVDDTDATARINTAVIKEGRRLGLGAFRATAEAFREVVTAPMVKGEVSTAVSRLVPASLTYWCDACEAQHISGLLFQQAGLFGGIRVDAEGVRTLLAPLEQRFPVPSTATGTDGLVRAYLRLLGPATPADVAKFLGTKPTVVKAVWPQDLAEVWVDGEKTWLPASGLDALRAAKSLDLVRLLPPGDPFLQARDRGRLVPDKDRAKEIWRAIGGPGAVLVGSEIAGTWRAKAAGAELDLTVTPFGSLSAAVRRALEAEAGTVASARGAAEVRLHFA; encoded by the coding sequence GTGAGCAGCGCACACCGGATCGAAGTGGGCCGGGAGCAGGTACTGGCCCATCGGGTGGCGGCTCATGGGTTCGACCGCTCCTCGCTCGCGCCGCGGGTACTCGATCTGGGAGTGCAGGACACGCCGAAGGGCTCGGCACGGGCGGCGCTGGCCGCGCGGGGCGCGTCCGCTGACGGGCTGGACCTCGTGTGGTCGTTCCGCGGCGCGCCCCATCTGCACCGGCGTACCGACCTCCCGGCCCTCGCCACCGCCTTGTGGCCCGTCGACGACACGGACGCGACGGCCCGGATCAATACCGCTGTGATCAAGGAGGGCAGGCGGCTCGGTCTGGGGGCCTTCCGCGCCACCGCCGAGGCCTTCCGCGAGGTGGTGACCGCGCCGATGGTCAAGGGCGAGGTCAGTACAGCGGTGAGCAGGTTGGTGCCCGCGTCACTGACGTACTGGTGCGACGCCTGCGAAGCGCAGCACATCTCCGGGCTGCTCTTCCAGCAGGCCGGACTGTTCGGTGGGATCCGGGTGGACGCGGAAGGGGTCAGGACCCTCCTCGCGCCGCTGGAGCAGCGGTTCCCCGTGCCGTCCACGGCCACGGGCACGGACGGACTGGTGCGTGCCTATCTGCGTCTTCTCGGTCCTGCCACACCCGCCGACGTGGCGAAATTCCTGGGCACCAAGCCGACCGTCGTCAAGGCGGTGTGGCCACAGGATCTGGCCGAGGTGTGGGTGGACGGGGAGAAGACCTGGCTGCCCGCCTCCGGACTGGACGCCCTGCGTGCCGCGAAGAGCCTGGATCTGGTCCGGCTCCTTCCGCCGGGCGATCCGTTCCTGCAAGCGCGGGATCGCGGGCGGCTGGTGCCCGACAAGGACCGGGCGAAAGAGATCTGGCGGGCGATCGGAGGGCCCGGGGCTGTCCTGGTCGGTTCGGAGATCGCCGGAACCTGGCGCGCCAAGGCCGCCGGCGCCGAACTCGACCTGACCGTCACGCCGTTCGGGTCACTGTCCGCTGCCGTCCGCAGGGCCCTGGAGGCGGAGGCCGGCACCGTGGCATCGGCCCGTGGCGCGGCGGAGGTCAGGCTGCACTTCGCCTAG
- a CDS encoding LysR family transcriptional regulator has translation MDVDTRLLRYFAAVAQEGNLTRAARRLFVSQPALTKQIRQLEAQLGVELFTRSRAGMTLTEPGRALAAGVPGLLTDWDRLLRGTRSAAARAGRVLRVGFLASAANELTPQIVAAFVRRRPGWRVDMRQAPWSDPTAGLGDGTVDAALLRLPFPGQDELRVEVLLTEPRCVVLAVAHPLAGRDEIPFRELWDEPFVAAPPETGSWHDYWLATDEREGRPARIGTVTENPDEWLSAIANGYGIALAPESAARFYPRPGIVHRPVTGVSPSSVGIAWASAADTDPVIQDFVRCCLDNRPPDPT, from the coding sequence ATGGATGTGGACACGCGGCTGCTGAGGTACTTCGCCGCCGTCGCGCAGGAGGGAAACCTCACCCGCGCCGCACGGCGGCTGTTCGTGTCGCAGCCGGCGCTGACCAAGCAGATCAGGCAACTGGAGGCCCAGCTGGGTGTGGAGCTGTTCACCCGCTCCCGGGCCGGGATGACTCTCACCGAACCGGGCCGTGCTCTGGCCGCTGGGGTGCCGGGGCTGCTCACCGACTGGGACCGGCTGCTGCGGGGGACGAGGAGCGCCGCCGCCCGGGCCGGCCGTGTGCTGCGGGTCGGGTTCCTGGCCAGCGCCGCCAACGAGCTCACTCCGCAGATCGTCGCCGCTTTTGTCCGCCGCCGGCCGGGCTGGCGGGTGGACATGCGGCAGGCACCCTGGTCAGACCCGACCGCCGGGCTCGGCGACGGGACCGTCGATGCCGCGCTGCTACGGCTGCCCTTCCCCGGCCAGGACGAGCTGCGCGTCGAGGTGCTGCTGACCGAGCCGCGGTGCGTCGTGCTGGCCGTCGCACACCCTCTGGCCGGCAGGGACGAGATCCCGTTCCGGGAGCTGTGGGACGAACCGTTCGTGGCCGCCCCGCCCGAGACCGGCTCATGGCATGACTACTGGCTGGCCACCGACGAACGCGAGGGCCGCCCGGCCCGCATCGGAACCGTCACCGAGAACCCCGACGAGTGGCTGAGCGCGATCGCCAACGGCTACGGCATCGCCCTCGCCCCGGAGTCCGCCGCCCGCTTCTACCCCCGCCCCGGCATCGTCCACCGCCCCGTCACCGGCGTCAGCCCGAGCAGCGTCGGCATCGCCTGGGCGTCCGCTGCCGACACCGACCCGGTCATCCAGGACTTCGTCCGGTGCTGCCTGGACAACCGGCCGCCGGACCCGACGTGA
- a CDS encoding GlxA family transcriptional regulator — protein MTAAQEPNQSAEWTVRDGCVVPPGPDPHRVVVLALDGVMTFELGIPARIFGTARSADGRALYEVSVCTPDGRPVRTEAGFSIDVEYGPEALEHADTVVIAPTHRLGPVGEEGVLPGPLDAALARIRPGTRTVSICTGAFVLAAAGLLDDRPATTHWAEVAHFRRLFPQVRIDEDVLFVDDGDVLTSAGAAAGVDVCLYLVRRDHGSAVANQVARRCIVPPWRDGGQAQYIERPVPPPAAATTAPTRAWALERLHLPLSLGELAEHARMSVRTFTRRFRDEAGVTPGQWLTAQRVEVAKQLLETSDLSIDLIADRAGFGSANSLRQHMRDLVGVSPAAYRRTFRATAADRGDGPASGRTELTASRA, from the coding sequence ATGACTGCTGCGCAGGAGCCGAACCAGAGTGCCGAATGGACCGTGCGTGACGGCTGTGTCGTCCCTCCCGGCCCTGATCCGCACCGCGTCGTGGTTCTCGCCCTCGACGGAGTGATGACCTTCGAGCTGGGCATCCCCGCACGCATCTTCGGGACGGCTCGCTCGGCGGACGGACGCGCGCTCTACGAGGTGTCCGTCTGCACCCCCGACGGACGGCCGGTGCGCACCGAGGCAGGCTTCTCCATCGACGTGGAGTACGGCCCCGAGGCCCTGGAACACGCGGACACCGTGGTCATCGCGCCGACGCACCGACTGGGGCCGGTCGGAGAGGAGGGCGTGCTGCCCGGACCGCTGGACGCGGCTCTGGCACGGATCCGGCCGGGCACCCGGACGGTGTCCATCTGCACGGGGGCCTTCGTGCTCGCGGCGGCCGGGCTGCTCGACGACCGCCCCGCCACCACGCACTGGGCAGAGGTCGCGCACTTCCGAAGGCTCTTCCCGCAGGTGCGCATCGACGAGGACGTCCTCTTCGTCGACGACGGCGACGTGCTCACCTCGGCCGGCGCGGCGGCCGGGGTCGACGTGTGCCTGTACCTGGTGCGACGCGACCACGGCAGTGCCGTCGCCAACCAGGTGGCCCGGCGCTGCATCGTGCCGCCGTGGCGGGACGGCGGACAGGCGCAGTACATCGAGCGACCCGTGCCGCCCCCGGCTGCCGCCACTACCGCTCCCACCCGGGCCTGGGCACTGGAGCGACTGCACCTGCCGCTGTCACTGGGGGAGCTGGCCGAGCACGCCCGGATGAGCGTGCGGACCTTCACCCGGCGGTTCCGTGACGAGGCGGGCGTCACTCCGGGGCAGTGGCTCACCGCTCAGCGGGTGGAGGTGGCCAAGCAACTGCTGGAGACCAGCGACCTGTCCATCGACCTGATCGCCGACCGGGCCGGTTTCGGCAGCGCCAACTCGCTGCGGCAGCACATGCGCGACCTTGTCGGCGTCTCACCCGCCGCCTATCGCCGGACCTTCCGCGCCACAGCCGCCGACCGAGGCGACGGCCCGGCGTCCGGGCGGACGGAGCTCACCGCATCACGTGCTTGA